One part of the Thermanaerothrix sp. genome encodes these proteins:
- a CDS encoding 4Fe-4S dicluster domain-containing protein has translation MATEKVLLVTPERCIGCGSCELACSFNKEGQFRPSMSRVGVHRFERGQNVPMMCFQCDDAPCAKACKTQALYKSSSGLVEFDRDKCIGCRMCVMACPFGNVSYDRSSKGVVKCDQCGGDPKCAGICPTKAIEYMPADAAVVSKKKRFAKRIADALEEVKE, from the coding sequence CGGCTGCGGCAGCTGTGAGTTGGCCTGCTCTTTCAACAAGGAGGGGCAGTTCAGGCCCTCCATGAGCAGGGTGGGGGTCCACAGGTTCGAGCGGGGGCAGAACGTCCCCATGATGTGTTTTCAGTGCGATGACGCCCCTTGCGCAAAGGCCTGCAAGACCCAGGCGCTTTACAAGTCTTCCTCCGGGTTGGTGGAGTTCGACAGGGACAAGTGCATAGGCTGCAGGATGTGCGTCATGGCCTGTCCCTTCGGCAACGTGTCCTACGACAGGTCCAGCAAGGGGGTAGTGAAGTGCGACCAGTGCGGCGGGGATCCCAAGTGCGCGGGCATATGCCCCACCAAGGCCATAGAGTACATGCCGGCGGACGCCGCGGTGGTCTCTAAGAAGAAGAGGTTCGCCAAGCGCATAGCCGATGCCCTTGAGGAGGTGAAGGAGTAG